Within Desulfurobacterium thermolithotrophum DSM 11699, the genomic segment AACACGACTGATTCAGCTGTAAGAATTACTCACATTCCAACAGGAATAGTTGTAACGTGCTCAAATGAACGTTCTCAGATCCAAAACCGTATAAAAGCTATGAAAATTTTAAGGGCAAGACTTAAAGAGCTCTACGAAAGACAACAAAAAGAACAACTTGATTCGGCAAGGCGTTCGCAAATTGGAAGTGGAGATAGAAGCGAAAAGATTAGAACTTACAACTTCCCTGAAAATAGAGTTACAGACCATAGAATTAAGTTAACACTTTATAACCTTGAAGAATTTTTAGATGGTGAGCTTGATGAAATGATAGATGCTCTTACAGCAGCAGAGCAAGCAGAAAAGATAGAAGCTCTCGCAAGAGAATAGTTTGGTAAACTTTTCCTTTCAGAACACTTTAAAGGGGCTATTATGGCAATAAAAGAGGAATTCCTTCCAAAATGGATAGCATGGGAAATCACAAGACGTTGTAATTTAAACTGTATTCATTGCCGTTCTTCTTCGACAATGGAGTCAGAACAAGGAGATTTTTCTTTTGAGGACGGCAAAAAACTTATGGATGACATAGCAAAAATCTCAAAACCAACAATAGTTCTCACTGGTGGCGAACCCCTCTTAAGAGAAGACGTTTGGGATTTGGCTGCTTATGGTACAGAAAAAGGCTTTAGGATGTGTATTGCTACAAATGGTGTTTTAGTAGATGACGAAGTGTGTAAGGAAATGAAAAGAGTTGGAATAAAAATGGTATCTCTTTCTCTTGATGGCTCAACAGCTGAAATTCACGATGATTTTAGAAAGCAGCCTGGAGCTTATGAAGGAGTAATGAAGGCTGCGGAGCTCTTTAAAAAACACGATATTCCATTTCTTATTAATTCCTCGTTTACAAAGAGAAATGCTTTTGATATTCCGAATGTCTATAAAAAGGCAAGAGAAATTGGAGCAAGAGCCTGGTATATGTTTTTAGTTCTTCCAGTTGGAAGAGCTGAAGAAGCAAACGCAGAGCTCCTTAATGCCGAAGAAGCTCAATATTGGTTAAATTGGCACTATGAACTGGAAAAAGAGCTAATACTAAAAGGAGACAATACAATTTTAGTTCGTCCAACCTGTGCTCCTCACTACTATAGAATTTTTAATCAAAACGCAAAAAGAG encodes:
- a CDS encoding radical SAM protein — translated: MAIKEEFLPKWIAWEITRRCNLNCIHCRSSSTMESEQGDFSFEDGKKLMDDIAKISKPTIVLTGGEPLLREDVWDLAAYGTEKGFRMCIATNGVLVDDEVCKEMKRVGIKMVSLSLDGSTAEIHDDFRKQPGAYEGVMKAAELFKKHDIPFLINSSFTKRNAFDIPNVYKKAREIGARAWYMFLVLPVGRAEEANAELLNAEEAQYWLNWHYELEKELILKGDNTILVRPTCAPHYYRIFNQNAKRDGLDLKRRNLVFGTGGGKGCVAGQSIAYIDCHGWLRPCSYFPISDINVFDVPFDRAWFESKIMQDMRKIEEYKGRCGVCEYVKICNGCRVRAYWEHNDYMHEDPICKYVPVKMKVGIKHKGLLNKTPEKGDDIKDVTP